The sequence GGCCAACCTTCCCAACCATCACCCCAGCGAAAGACCACGTTGCGCAACTTGAGTTCGACCAGACGTTCTTTTGCCCGGTCCTGCAGCGCCTGGATGCGTTCGACGGAAAACACGCGTTCGACCAGTTGTGCCAGCACCGCAGTCTGATAGCCGGAACCGGTACCGATCTCCAGCACCTTGTCCAGAGGGCCGTCAGCCAGCAGCAACTCGCTCATGCGCGCGACCATGAAGGGCTGCGAGATGGTCTGGTTGTGACCGATGGGAAGCGCGGTATCTTCGTAGGCGCGATGGGCCAGGGCCTCGTCGACGAACAGATGGCGCGGCGTGCGTCTAATGACTTCCAGCACGCGGGGGTCGGACAGGCCCTCTTCATACAGGCGCTGGATCAGGCGATCCCGGGTGCGCTGCGAAGTCATGCCGGTGCCGTGGCGCAGCAGGTCGTCTTGTCCGCGATGGTTCACAGCACGCCCTCCAGCCAGTTATCGAGCCCCTTGAAGGCCTCGTGGAAGGTCCGATCGAGCTGCAACGGTGTGATCGATACGTACCCCTGCATCACCGCATGGAAATCGGTGCCCGGCCCGCCGTCCTCGACGTCGCCGGCGACCGAAATCCAGTAGCCGTCCTTTCCGCGCGGATTCGCCTGCTTGATCGGTGGCTTGGCACGGCTACGGTGGCCGAGCCGGGTCAACTGAATGCCACGGATGTGATCGAGCGGCAGGTTGGGCACGTTGACGCTCAGCACGGTACGCGGCGGTAGATCGAGCGAGGACTGATGTTCGATCAGTTTACGTGCGACATACGCAGCGGTCGGCAGGTTGTCGGGCAGCCGGGACACCAGCGAAAAGGCGAATGCCGGCCTGCCGGTGAAGCGGCCTTCGATGGCCGCAGCGACTGTGCCGGAATACAGCACGTCGTCGCCCAGATTGGCGCCCATGTTGATGCCGGACACCACCATGTCGGGCGCTTCGTCGAGCAACCCGTTCATGCCCAGGTGGACGCAATCGGTGGGCGTGCCGTTCACACCGATGAAACCGTTCGGCATGGTCGTTGGATGAAGCGGGCGGTCCAGCGTCAGCGCGCTGCTGGCACCGCTCATGTCCTGGATGGGGGCGACTACCTTGCACTCGGCATAATCCGCCAGCGCGTCATAAAGCGCGGCGAGCCCAGGCGCATACACCCCGTCGTCGTTGGCGATCAGAATACGCATCAAATGTCCGTCTGCCCTGCCAGGCTGACCAGTTCACGCACCACAGCAGTGGCGAAGCATCCGGTCGGCAGGACGAATTCAAGTTGCAGAATGTCAGGCTCGGGATAATGCCACGACAAGCCGCCAATGGGGAGGCGAAG is a genomic window of Stutzerimonas stutzeri containing:
- a CDS encoding protein-L-isoaspartate(D-aspartate) O-methyltransferase, which encodes MTSQRTRDRLIQRLYEEGLSDPRVLEVIRRTPRHLFVDEALAHRAYEDTALPIGHNQTISQPFMVARMSELLLADGPLDKVLEIGTGSGYQTAVLAQLVERVFSVERIQALQDRAKERLVELKLRNVVFRWGDGWEGWPALAPYNGIIVTAAAADVPQALLDQLAPGGRLVIPVGVGEVQQLMLIIREEDGFSRHLLDTVRFVPLLNGPVV
- the surE gene encoding 5'/3'-nucleotidase SurE, which codes for MRILIANDDGVYAPGLAALYDALADYAECKVVAPIQDMSGASSALTLDRPLHPTTMPNGFIGVNGTPTDCVHLGMNGLLDEAPDMVVSGINMGANLGDDVLYSGTVAAAIEGRFTGRPAFAFSLVSRLPDNLPTAAYVARKLIEHQSSLDLPPRTVLSVNVPNLPLDHIRGIQLTRLGHRSRAKPPIKQANPRGKDGYWISVAGDVEDGGPGTDFHAVMQGYVSITPLQLDRTFHEAFKGLDNWLEGVL